A region of Armatimonadota bacterium DNA encodes the following proteins:
- a CDS encoding ABC transporter substrate-binding protein, giving the protein MAIRNLLIGGRAPFGVIGTEHIPLARLAGAPLKGIASVYDRLHVTLIVRSALRGQVRRVEVDGVGFMLVNIFDRHVLRRWIGTDLLLVGILATTEGVIRTQPEVAAAMVAAVQKGVAYIRSHSSEEIVRLVMGNPKTAQLFQGVPPELAVRMVGRIRHGYSTGCLSRTGYEAELRRMMDTGCSGGR; this is encoded by the coding sequence GTGGCCATCCGCAACCTCCTCATCGGCGGCCGTGCACCCTTCGGGGTCATCGGAACCGAGCACATTCCCCTCGCGCGACTGGCGGGCGCTCCCCTGAAGGGGATCGCTTCCGTCTACGACCGGCTGCACGTCACCCTCATCGTCCGGTCCGCCCTCCGGGGGCAGGTGCGGCGGGTGGAGGTGGACGGAGTGGGGTTCATGCTGGTGAACATCTTCGATCGCCACGTGCTGAGGCGTTGGATCGGCACCGACCTGCTCCTGGTGGGCATCCTGGCCACCACGGAGGGCGTGATCCGGACCCAGCCGGAGGTGGCCGCGGCCATGGTGGCCGCCGTCCAGAAGGGGGTAGCTTACATCCGCAGCCACTCCTCCGAGGAGATCGTGCGACTGGTGATGGGCAATCCGAAGACGGCTCAGCTGTTTCAAGGGGTTCCGCCGGAGCTGGCGGTGAGGATGGTCGGCAGGATCCGGCACGGGTACAGCACGGGGTGCCTGAGCCGTACGGGGTACGAGGCGGAGCTGCGTCGCATGATGGACACCGGGTGCTCCGGCGGCCGGTGA
- a CDS encoding ABC transporter permease subunit: MVALRAGFAGTVLLAWALLSGDLVAGWRAMPRALLPSPTEVVAGLAAYARSGDLAGDALYTLSEAAAGLLLAIVTGIAVGVLFAYVRLLGQAAEPLMVALNAMPRYALAPLFVVWFGLGMASKVALVFFAVFFVVFFNVYQGVQTIDRNWVRGIEVMGGGTREIARYVILPYVVSWVVAALRTSIGVSLGVAVVGEFVGSVQGLGYRMVISVGLLDTPRTFAIVVILAVVVAAVEPALPVLVAEAAGHFRGEGWRSGGFFYPVVWPSATSSSAAVHPSGSSEPSTFPSRDWRALP; this comes from the coding sequence GTGGTGGCCCTGCGGGCTGGGTTCGCGGGAACCGTGCTGTTGGCCTGGGCTTTGCTGAGCGGGGATCTCGTTGCGGGGTGGCGGGCGATGCCCCGTGCCCTCCTACCCAGTCCCACGGAGGTCGTGGCCGGGTTGGCGGCGTATGCCCGGAGCGGTGACCTCGCGGGCGACGCCCTGTACACCCTCTCCGAGGCGGCGGCGGGGCTGCTGTTGGCCATCGTCACGGGGATCGCGGTGGGCGTGCTGTTTGCCTACGTGCGCCTCCTCGGCCAGGCTGCCGAACCCCTCATGGTAGCCCTCAACGCCATGCCCCGCTATGCCCTCGCACCCCTCTTCGTGGTCTGGTTTGGGCTCGGGATGGCCTCGAAGGTTGCCCTGGTGTTCTTCGCGGTCTTCTTCGTGGTGTTCTTCAACGTGTACCAGGGAGTGCAGACCATAGATCGCAACTGGGTGCGCGGGATTGAGGTCATGGGCGGGGGGACGCGGGAGATCGCGCGATACGTGATCCTGCCGTACGTGGTGAGTTGGGTGGTGGCGGCCCTGCGCACCTCCATCGGCGTCTCCCTGGGGGTCGCGGTGGTGGGGGAGTTCGTGGGATCGGTCCAGGGGCTCGGGTACCGCATGGTGATCTCCGTGGGTCTGCTGGACACCCCCCGCACCTTCGCCATCGTGGTCATCCTGGCGGTCGTGGTCGCGGCCGTGGAGCCCGCTTTGCCCGTTTTGGTGGCGGAGGCGGCAGGGCACTTCCGCGGCGAGGGGTGGAGATCGGGCGGATTCTTCTATCCGGTGGTGTGGCCATCCGCAACCTCCTCATCGGCGGCCGTGCACCCTTCGGGGTCATCGGAACCGAGCACATTCCCCTCGCGCGACTGGCGGGCGCTCCCCTGA
- a CDS encoding iron ABC transporter permease, producing the protein MGRVPIATRALPWEGLARTWRAATQAAVQPAVGLGALVALALGWLLLAPLGTLIFAAFREGTNVLPFEPASRWTLQNFLSVFTNPVLYRRVFADTALYTLGSCAVGLLVGTGFAWLVERTDLPGRHLVYVALLVPLLVPPIVVSIGWVMLLGPRAGLLNVLLRAVLGMESGASGPLNIFSMWGMILVQGFGLVPLVFVLMASAFRNLDWSLEEAAWVCGASPLRTLARVVLPMLFPAVGSVAILSLILTLESFEVPLLLGVSAGVQVYSTWIYYALNPAATLPNYGQVAALSVPGLLVGMAGLWAYNRATRLAERYAVVRGKGFRGGVRELGRGRYVALGLVGLYLLVTVGLPVGILVVTSLFPEAVRTGFQQWGTPTGDAYRKVLTDAQTVLSLRNGVLASAAAALLAVSVATGVAWVVTRTNLRGRFVLDFLAFSSVVIPGVILALAVMLVYLWLPVGLYGTLGMLVVAFAARTGTVSRILRTAMMQVHRELEEAAWVSGCAEGAAVRRILIPLVLPAVLAAWVFHFVISFREFTVGLVLYRPETSVAAVRLWHLYERGDLPEASALGTVMLLGVVAMAYLARRLSGRWGVR; encoded by the coding sequence ATGGGACGCGTGCCCATCGCCACCCGGGCACTCCCCTGGGAAGGGTTGGCCCGGACGTGGCGGGCCGCGACGCAGGCGGCGGTCCAACCTGCGGTGGGTCTGGGAGCCCTGGTGGCCCTGGCGTTGGGTTGGCTCCTGCTGGCTCCGCTCGGCACCTTGATCTTCGCCGCGTTCCGGGAGGGCACCAACGTCCTCCCCTTCGAGCCTGCCTCTCGCTGGACATTGCAGAACTTCCTCTCCGTCTTCACCAATCCCGTCCTGTACCGACGGGTGTTCGCGGACACTGCTCTGTACACCCTGGGATCCTGCGCGGTGGGTCTGCTGGTGGGGACCGGGTTCGCGTGGCTGGTGGAGCGCACGGACCTTCCAGGGCGACACCTGGTCTACGTGGCCCTCCTGGTGCCCCTGTTGGTCCCGCCCATCGTGGTGAGCATCGGGTGGGTGATGCTGTTGGGGCCCCGGGCGGGACTGTTGAACGTGCTGCTGCGGGCCGTGCTCGGCATGGAATCTGGCGCAAGCGGTCCCCTCAACATCTTCAGCATGTGGGGAATGATCCTGGTTCAGGGATTCGGGTTGGTGCCCCTGGTTTTCGTCTTGATGGCCTCCGCCTTCCGCAACCTGGACTGGAGCCTGGAGGAGGCCGCATGGGTGTGCGGGGCTTCTCCGCTGCGGACGCTCGCACGGGTGGTGCTGCCCATGCTCTTCCCCGCGGTAGGATCCGTGGCCATCCTCTCCCTGATCCTCACCCTGGAGAGCTTCGAGGTCCCCCTCCTGCTGGGGGTTTCTGCCGGGGTCCAGGTCTACAGCACCTGGATCTACTACGCCCTCAACCCCGCGGCGACCCTTCCGAACTACGGGCAGGTGGCGGCCCTCTCCGTTCCCGGACTCCTGGTGGGCATGGCGGGGCTGTGGGCGTACAATCGGGCCACCCGGCTGGCGGAGCGGTACGCGGTGGTGCGGGGGAAGGGGTTCCGAGGCGGGGTTCGGGAACTGGGCAGGGGTCGGTACGTAGCGTTGGGGCTCGTGGGGCTGTACCTCCTGGTGACCGTGGGGCTTCCGGTGGGGATCCTGGTGGTGACCAGCCTCTTTCCCGAGGCGGTGCGGACGGGGTTCCAGCAGTGGGGGACTCCCACCGGGGACGCGTACCGGAAGGTGCTCACGGACGCGCAGACGGTCCTCTCCCTCCGCAACGGCGTCCTAGCTTCCGCCGCGGCCGCGCTGCTGGCGGTCTCCGTGGCCACGGGGGTGGCGTGGGTGGTGACGCGGACGAATCTGCGGGGACGGTTCGTGCTGGACTTCCTGGCGTTTTCCTCCGTGGTGATCCCCGGGGTGATCCTGGCTCTGGCGGTGATGCTGGTGTATCTGTGGCTGCCGGTGGGGCTGTACGGGACCCTGGGGATGCTGGTGGTGGCGTTCGCGGCGCGGACGGGAACGGTGAGCCGGATCCTCCGGACGGCCATGATGCAGGTGCACCGGGAGCTGGAGGAGGCCGCGTGGGTGAGCGGATGCGCGGAAGGAGCCGCGGTTCGCCGCATCCTGATCCCCCTGGTGCTTCCCGCGGTGCTGGCGGCGTGGGTCTTCCACTTCGTCATCAGCTTCCGGGAGTTCACC
- a CDS encoding ABC transporter substrate-binding protein, whose translation MAATLTVTLAGGLYDRTEPLRDGSVRPEGMELVYVAVEEPPEAFLRGVAGEFDAFEFSCSLYLSRRAAGDFPFVALPVFPSRMFRHGYVFVREDRGIQHPKDLEGKRVGVPEFSQTALVWLRGILQEEYGVDLRSITWVVGGANRPGRRSAAISNRPQGEGWRLEPAPEGYSLDRMLSEGLLDAYMGAVRPHSFGVDPRIRRLFPNYREVERAYYRRTGIFPIMHTVVVREGLLRQHPWVATSLYKAFCRAKEVAFARMAYSPALRYSLPWLHADLEEVWELFGADPWPYGLEPNRKTLNTLVRYLQEQGPLTRPISLEEAFAPVHVFEGQ comes from the coding sequence ATGGCGGCAACGCTGACGGTGACCCTCGCGGGGGGCCTGTACGATCGAACGGAGCCATTGCGGGACGGGAGTGTGCGGCCGGAGGGGATGGAGTTGGTATACGTAGCCGTGGAGGAGCCTCCGGAAGCGTTCCTGCGGGGGGTGGCGGGGGAATTTGACGCCTTCGAGTTCAGCTGCTCCCTGTACCTCTCCCGTCGGGCCGCGGGGGATTTCCCATTTGTCGCCCTGCCCGTCTTCCCCTCCCGCATGTTCCGGCACGGCTACGTCTTCGTCCGGGAGGACCGCGGGATCCAGCATCCCAAGGATCTAGAGGGGAAGCGGGTGGGGGTCCCGGAGTTCAGCCAGACGGCCCTGGTCTGGCTGCGGGGGATCCTCCAGGAGGAGTACGGGGTGGATCTCCGATCCATCACCTGGGTGGTGGGGGGGGCGAACCGGCCCGGGCGCCGCTCCGCGGCCATCTCCAACCGGCCGCAGGGAGAGGGGTGGAGGTTGGAGCCCGCCCCGGAGGGCTACAGCCTAGATCGAATGCTGTCGGAAGGACTGTTGGATGCGTACATGGGGGCTGTGCGGCCTCACTCCTTCGGGGTGGATCCGCGCATCCGGCGGCTCTTTCCGAACTATCGGGAGGTGGAACGGGCGTACTACCGCCGCACGGGGATCTTTCCCATCATGCACACCGTGGTGGTGCGGGAAGGTCTGCTGCGTCAGCATCCCTGGGTGGCGACCAGTCTCTATAAGGCCTTCTGCCGCGCGAAGGAGGTGGCCTTTGCACGGATGGCCTACAGTCCTGCCCTGCGCTACAGCCTTCCGTGGCTGCATGCGGACCTGGAGGAGGTATGGGAGCTGTTCGGTGCAGACCCCTGGCCGTACGGGCTCGAGCCCAACCGGAAGACCCTCAACACCCTGGTGCGGTACCTCCAGGAGCAGGGGCCGCTGACACGGCCGATCTCCCTGGAGGAGGCATTTGCTCCTGTTCACGTCTTCGAAGGCCAGTAG
- a CDS encoding aminomethyltransferase family protein — translation MQDAAPRNLQEIVDRVPNIVDYLYNNRTGARAFPVVPAEFTNWRDEQHAWREAVALLDLSYHMSDLYVRGRDAFRLLNYLGINSFRGFEPGMAKQLVVCSPEGYVIGDAVLFYLEPEVFQLVGRPSALNWVQYHGETGAYDVSFERDELSLTDPSRPRKVYRFQLQGPRAPALLEKLHDGPLPEVKFFHMTWIRIGRWRVRFLHHGMAGVAGGELFGPWEEREAVRSAILEAGEEFGLQPVGSRAYATNTLESGWISGVLPAVYSSPALRAYREWLPATSYEATGSLGGSFYSPQVEDYYLTPWDLGYGRLLKFDHDFIGREALEEKAKEPHRRKVTLVWNPEDVIQVFRTLFTQPRGQRAKYMDLPLSRYCIWPYDRVLNRKGELIGFSTSCGYSSNEGAVLPLAMVEAAYSTPGTEVVVVWGEPNGGSRKPSVERHVQTEIRATVAPVPYSQAAREYRAMVAGGFR, via the coding sequence ATGCAGGACGCAGCGCCGCGGAATCTTCAGGAGATCGTGGACCGCGTTCCCAATATCGTGGACTACCTGTACAACAACCGGACGGGCGCCCGCGCGTTTCCCGTGGTTCCTGCGGAGTTCACCAACTGGAGGGACGAGCAGCACGCGTGGCGGGAGGCGGTGGCGCTGTTGGACCTCTCGTACCACATGTCCGACCTGTACGTGCGCGGGAGGGACGCGTTCCGGTTGCTCAACTACCTCGGCATCAACAGTTTTCGAGGGTTTGAACCCGGCATGGCCAAGCAGCTGGTGGTGTGTTCCCCGGAGGGCTATGTGATCGGGGATGCGGTGCTCTTCTACCTGGAACCGGAGGTCTTCCAGCTCGTGGGGCGCCCCTCCGCCCTCAACTGGGTGCAGTACCACGGGGAGACGGGCGCCTACGACGTGAGCTTCGAGCGGGACGAGTTGTCCTTGACGGATCCGAGTCGTCCCCGCAAGGTGTACCGTTTCCAGCTGCAGGGCCCCAGGGCGCCAGCGTTGTTGGAGAAGCTCCACGATGGCCCTCTTCCGGAGGTGAAATTCTTCCATATGACGTGGATCCGGATCGGACGTTGGAGGGTCCGGTTCTTGCACCACGGAATGGCCGGCGTGGCGGGCGGGGAGCTGTTCGGACCCTGGGAGGAACGGGAGGCGGTCCGAAGTGCCATCCTGGAGGCAGGAGAGGAGTTCGGGCTGCAACCGGTGGGCTCGAGGGCATACGCGACGAACACCTTGGAGTCGGGGTGGATCTCGGGGGTGCTCCCCGCCGTCTACAGCAGCCCCGCCCTGCGGGCGTATCGGGAGTGGCTTCCGGCCACGAGTTACGAGGCCACAGGATCTCTGGGGGGCAGCTTCTACTCCCCTCAGGTGGAGGACTACTACCTGACGCCGTGGGACCTCGGATACGGACGACTGCTGAAGTTCGACCATGACTTCATCGGGCGGGAGGCCCTGGAGGAAAAAGCGAAGGAGCCGCACCGACGGAAGGTGACCCTGGTGTGGAACCCGGAGGATGTGATCCAGGTCTTCCGTACGCTGTTCACGCAGCCCCGGGGACAACGGGCCAAGTACATGGACCTGCCCCTCTCCCGATACTGCATATGGCCGTACGACAGGGTGTTGAACCGAAAGGGAGAGCTCATCGGATTTTCCACCTCCTGCGGCTACAGCTCCAACGAAGGGGCAGTGCTGCCCCTGGCCATGGTGGAGGCGGCGTACAGCACCCCTGGGACGGAGGTGGTGGTGGTGTGGGGGGAACCCAATGGGGGTTCTCGGAAGCCCAGCGTGGAGCGGCACGTGCAGACGGAAATCCGGGCCACCGTGGCGCCCGTGCCGTACTCTCAGGCGGCGCGGGAGTACCGGGCCATGGTGGCGGGAGGCTTCCGTTGA
- a CDS encoding VOC family protein, translated as MLQVDHLGVVVRDMEEALRFFVEVLGGKVISHQKNVMGREIDLAFVEACGVTFELLYPWGEMHPLRSYLQQIGPSVHHIALRSENVEDTVQRLGTWNIRPEGPPAIVGGTRMVQWLATEGTLGLRIQLMGPAPSSTSESR; from the coding sequence ATGCTGCAGGTGGATCACCTCGGTGTGGTCGTCCGGGACATGGAAGAAGCGCTCCGGTTCTTCGTGGAGGTGTTGGGAGGGAAGGTGATCTCCCACCAGAAGAATGTTATGGGCCGGGAAATTGACCTCGCGTTCGTGGAGGCGTGCGGGGTTACCTTTGAGCTCCTCTACCCGTGGGGAGAGATGCATCCGCTCCGGAGCTACCTCCAGCAGATAGGCCCCAGCGTGCACCACATCGCCCTCCGCAGCGAGAACGTGGAAGACACGGTGCAGCGGCTTGGAACCTGGAACATCCGGCCGGAGGGACCGCCGGCCATCGTGGGGGGAACCCGGATGGTCCAGTGGCTCGCCACGGAGGGCACCCTGGGGCTGCGAATCCAGCTGATGGGGCCCGCGCCCTCCTCCACCTCTGAAAGCCGATAG